From one Paenibacillus terrae HPL-003 genomic stretch:
- a CDS encoding homocitrate synthase/isopropylmalate synthase family protein, whose protein sequence is MNQLHICDTTLRDGEQAPGVAFSAEEKAEIAIMLDLAGVEQAEIGIPAMGKAECRSIARIAALGLQMKLMTWNRAVFSDIDAAESTGVSWAHISVPVSTVQMKAKLGMTPGLVTELIRKSVDYGLCKGLTVSVGFEDASRADDLFLEQLANQLYRDGVRRFRYADTLSVHHPAAIAARIDRLVSRVPQDVELEIHCHNDYGLALANTLAALQAGAVWASTTVSGLGERAGNTALEEVVMSWRDLYQGICSVRPEQLNPLAVLVSKASNRIIPEGKPIVGDMVFAHESGIHINGLLKERTAYQALDPTELGTDHSFVLGKHSGRSAVQYMLEQEGIEAGSDEIKFLLERLRLVGEDPKRVIHSVDLKRWLHYYSAELPK, encoded by the coding sequence TCCGGGCGTTGCCTTTTCGGCCGAGGAGAAAGCAGAAATTGCCATCATGCTGGATCTGGCGGGGGTGGAGCAGGCTGAGATCGGAATTCCGGCAATGGGGAAGGCAGAGTGCAGGTCTATTGCCAGGATTGCCGCTCTCGGACTTCAGATGAAGCTAATGACCTGGAATCGCGCAGTGTTCTCGGATATTGATGCAGCGGAATCGACGGGTGTCAGCTGGGCCCATATTTCGGTTCCCGTATCGACAGTGCAGATGAAGGCCAAGCTGGGTATGACTCCTGGGCTGGTGACAGAGCTGATCCGCAAGTCTGTCGATTATGGTCTGTGTAAAGGATTGACAGTTTCTGTAGGCTTTGAGGATGCTTCAAGGGCAGATGACCTGTTCCTGGAGCAGCTGGCGAATCAGCTCTACAGGGATGGCGTCCGGCGGTTTAGATATGCCGATACGCTGTCCGTTCACCATCCCGCTGCCATAGCTGCCCGTATAGACAGGCTTGTATCGCGTGTGCCACAGGATGTGGAGCTTGAGATTCACTGCCATAATGATTATGGCCTGGCGCTTGCCAATACTCTGGCAGCTTTGCAGGCAGGAGCGGTCTGGGCCAGCACCACCGTTTCGGGCCTTGGGGAAAGGGCAGGCAACACGGCGTTGGAGGAGGTCGTGATGTCGTGGAGGGACTTGTATCAAGGAATCTGCAGCGTCCGCCCTGAACAGCTGAATCCGCTGGCTGTACTGGTATCCAAAGCCTCCAACCGAATCATTCCCGAAGGCAAACCAATTGTGGGAGACATGGTATTCGCCCATGAGTCCGGCATACATATCAATGGTCTGCTGAAGGAGCGTACCGCCTATCAGGCCCTTGATCCGACCGAACTGGGCACTGACCATTCGTTCGTGCTCGGCAAGCATTCGGGCAGAAGTGCAGTTCAGTATATGCTGGAGCAGGAGGGAATCGAGGCAGGCTCCGATGAGATCAAATTCCTGCTGGAGCGGCTTCGCCTAGTCGGTGAAGACCCCAAGCGGGTCATCCACAGCGTGGACTTAAAGCGCTGGCTGCATTATTATTCGGCAGAGCTGCCGAAATAA